Within the Blastopirellula marina genome, the region ATGGTACGTAATGGGGTCGAATTTGCTCCGCCGGAACCGGGAAATGAAAACACCTATCAAAAACTTTTTGAGATGGCAAAGAGCCTCTACGTGGCAACTTCCGCCGCGGATCCCAAACCGTAATCTCGGTAAGCATTAATCTTCTGCGCGTACGTCACCCAAGCCGGCTTCCGATATTTCGGTTGTCGGCTTGGGCTTTTTTGTGAAGCAAAGCAGAATCGCAGGCAAAATTAGCAGGTCACAAAGCAACGCCGTCAGCAACAGCCCGCACATTAACCATGCAAACCGCGACACCGGCGTAAATGGACTCAGAGCGAAGACCAATAAACCAAACGAGCAAATCAACGAGGTTTGAATCATTGCCAGGCCACAGTGCTCGTAGGCTAGCAGCGTGGCCTCCGTCTTCGACTTGCCAGCACGTAGAGCTTTGTTAAACCAGCTAATAAAGTGCAGCGAATCGTCTACCGCGATCCCAAGCGCCGCACTTGCCGTCAGCAACGATCCAATTTCGACCTGAACTCCGAGGTACCCCATCGTACCGAATGCCAGTAGCGTCGGCAGTACATTGGGGATCATGCTGAACAACCCTGTCACAACATTTCGCAGCAGAATCATCATGATGACCGCAATCATCACGAATGCTAAACCAAAGCTTTTGATCAGGTCACTAAGCATCTCGCTCTGAGCCTTGAAGATGAGCGGCACGGAGCCTGAGTATATCGGCTCGACACCTGGATACTCTGTCAACGACTGATCGACAGACTCGCGTAGACACTGCATCAGCTCGCCGTAGTTCAAGCGATCGGCAGCATGCACACGCGCACTGATCCGCCAAAGTTCATCTCCGTCTTCGATTCTGAGATAATTCATTTCGACATAGTTCGACAGGCGACCCTCCAAGATCTTCCGAATGGAGGCGCGACGAATCACGGCACGAAATCCTTCCTCATCCTTAGGCGGAATAATGGGGGCAAATGTCGCAGCGGACATCGTTGCCGAAACTCCCTCCACGGATTGGATGCTTTTCTGCACGTGCTCGATTATTCGAAAACGCTCGTCCGTTTGAATCGTCTCAGGCTGATCGATTTTCAGGACAACTTCAATTGGAATAAGCGGTCCGACGTTTTCTTCCAGCCAGTCGTAATCTTGCAAGATGGGTGCATCATCCCAAAACAAATCGTGAAGCTGGGCAGACGTCGAGATCTTCTGCACACCGAGAATGCTAATAAAAATCGCAACGAGCGAGCACGCAAAGATGGGCCATTTGGCCGAGTTCATATTTAGCGAGAGCATTTCCCAGATCGGCTGAAGCCGCGAGGCAGACTTGCTTTTGTGATGCCAGGTTTCTGGATCGATCGGAAACTTGTACATGGCCGCCGGCACCCAAACCAGCAGCACTACGGCTGCGGCCAGTATCGATGCCGCTGCGTAGGCACCAAAGTTAGTCACAGGACGGATCTGGCTTACGGTTAATGACAACATGCCGACAGCGGTCGTTCCGGCCGACAGCAAACAAGGAATCAGCGCGGATCGCAATGCCCAACCAACCGATTCTTTCACCGAACGTTCGGCCAATGACTCGCGATAGTAGTTCATCAGGTGAACGCCAGAGGAAATACTGAGAACGTACGTCAAATTCGATGCAAGCGTGAGCACCGAGTCCATCTGCTGACCACTAAAATACATGATCGCCATGCTCAGTTGTTCGCAGAAGATGGCCAGCACAAATACAATGATCGTTGCCCTGGCACTGCGAAAACTGACCGCCATGATCAGAATACAAACGGCGAAGGACCCCAAATTTAACGCCGCCAGCGACCCTTTACTGGCCTCATCGATGGCCACTCCGTCCAGCGTGGTCCCGGCAATGATCAGGTCTTCTCGAGCTAGACCATCGACCTGATCAGCCGCCGCGAGCGCGAATTCAATGGCCCCAGCCCTGTTAGCCTCTCCTGCCGGCGAGACAACGGCAACGACACACGTCTGATCCCCCTGTTCGCCGATCAACAAGTGCTTGAGTCGGTCAACGGCCACGCTCTTGGGCAGTTCCAGTGGTTCGGAGGTCAACGCTTTGAGTGCATCTGGCCCAGTAATGACGTTGCCAAACCAGGCATCTTCCTCACCATCAATTCCATCGTTCGCCCCGATCGCCTGGGCGTACTGTGCGATCCGAGGGTCGTCCAGAGTGCATCCTTTCCAACTCACCATCAGCATTTCGTCGGTTCCGAACCGCTCGTAGAACCACATCAAACGCTGTGTTTCTTCGAACGATTCTGGCAACCAATCTTCAACGCGATTCTTGATTCCGTCCCATGCGCCTTTGGTCCCAATCATGACAACGGGAGTTACGGCCAAAAAGAAGGCCAGGACAAACCAACCGAAACGGTCCTGCCACGAGGATTGGGACATGAAATAAAACCAGGTTGCAAATCAAAGGGCGACAACAAGATGTCGTATTTCGTTGATTGAGAATAACACATGCATCGTGCATGAAATAGGATGAAATAGATAGGTCCAACTCGACTAACTCTGTATTTCTCGGAAACGGCTCATGATTCAAGTTGGAAATTGGCGAATCGACATCGTCTCTGGTGGACGATTCATGCATGACGCTGGCGTGCTATTTGGCATTGTTCCCAAGTCGATCTGGCAAACGGTCCTACCGGCCGATTCGCAGAATCTGGTCCCTTTGGCAATGAACTGCGTTCTGGCTCGTAGCGAGTCACAATGCGTACTGATCGATACCGGCCATGGTTCCAAGCTTTCCCCACTCGAACGAAAATCTCACGGACTTTTCCCAGGCTGGCCCCTGCTCGATGACTTAGCCACGCTGGGTGTTACGCCTGAGCAAGTCGACCACGTAATCCTCAGTCATTTGCACTGGGACCATAGCGGGGGGGCAACATCCAAGACCAATGGCTCCTTGCACCCAACGTTCCCATCAGCCCAGTATGTCGTCAACAGACAAGAATGGACGGATGCCACCTCAGGACAATTCGAGCGTTCCGGAGGCTATGTGCCAGCGGATTTCGTACCTCTTAAAGAAGCCGGAGCGTTGCGTCTTGTCGATCACTTGGAAGAAGTCGTGCCTGGCATTCAGGTCTTACAGACCGGCGGACACACACTCGGTCATCAGGCAGTGCTCGTTGAGTCGGAAGGAAGCGGCCTGCTTTACCTGGGGGATATTGGCCCTACGTCTCATCACATTAGAAAGCTGTGGTGCACATCGTACGATCTCGACCTGATTCGTACACGCGAGGTCAAAAAACAGCTATTTGACTTCGCCGCTCAAAACGCATATCGCGTGGTTTGGAATCACGACATTGACGTTCCAGTCAGCCAGATCGCCCTTCACCCGAAACGCGAGCACCTCGTGCTAACTTAGATTCTGCTACGTAATGCAGAAATCATTTTGATCTGCTAGTGCCAGGGCAGACTTTAAATTTCCCCACCAAAAATCGCACGAATGGAATATTACCCCCCTCTTTAGCGATTTTGAGGGACCTTAGGCCACTTAACCGACGCCAATTTCACTTAAAGCCCAATCCTGCCAGCTACTTGCCGTTGCCATCCCCCCCATTTTCTTTACAAGAAAAAATCCAGCTTTTATTGCCTTCCTTACCCAACTTATGTAATCATGGGATTTCGTTGATCCTGCCTAAACGATACGGCCAGTAGGAACCACCCAATCGTTAATGCCCGTTCCATTCCAGTGAATGGAATTCCAATCGAATGGGTGTGCACATCCGTCCACATATCAGGCAGGGCCGACATGGATGGAGTAAACCGATGTCCCATTGCGGTATGACCGAACGAAAGGAGGTGTCCCGGTCGGCCTTCAGGATATTTCGATGTCAATTACGACCGATCGAACCGATATTCCGGTAGCGATTGTCGGTATGGCTTGCCGGCTTCCAGGTGCGGCAAACCTCGAACAGTACTGGCAACTGATTTCTCAGGGCAAATCCGCAGTTGGCGAAGTACCGCCAGAGCGTCTGAATCGAGAGATCTATTTCCATCCAGAAAAAGGTACTCGGGGCAAAACGTACTCCACTAAAGCTGCTTTGCTTAGTGATCGCACGTTCAACCGGCAACGTTGCCCACTTCCTCAATCACTAATCGATTCGGTCGATAACACGCATCTTCTCATGGCGGAGGTAGCCGCCGAGGCCTTTCGTCATGCTGGATACGATCCATTTCAACTGGCCAACCGCAACGTTTCTGTCTTCATTGGTCATGCCCAAGGAAGCTCGCGTCTGGGAGAACTGACGTTCCAGACTTACCTTGAGGATGCGATCGCTCTTTTAGATCAAACGCCAGGTTTCCAGGAGCTTCCCCTGGAATTGCGTCTGGCAGCTGAACGGGAATTGCTTGCCGAACTCAATCAGCAACTGCCGCCGGGGCCTGATTCCACGCGCTTCTTGAATTGCAACATGGTTGCCGGGACCGTTGCCAAAGCATTCGGACTGAATGGAAGCTGGCTGGCATTGAACTCGGCCTGTGCGTCGTCACTTCATGCGATGTTAATGGGTGCCCGGGCCTTGCAGCGTGGTCGTGCCGATGCCGTTGTGGTGGGTGGAGCTTCTGATTGCAAATCGGACTCGCTAGTGCTCTTCTCCAATGCTCAAACCTTAACCAAAGACGATAGCCGCCCCTTCGATGCCAATGCCGACGGGCTCATCATGTCGGAAGGCTACGTCGCATTGGTCATGAAAACTCTCGACCGGGCGATCGCTGACGGCGACCCGATTCAGGCTGTCGTTCGTGGTCTGGGTGTGGCCACCGACGGACGCGGCAAGAGCCTATGGGCTCCGCGAAAAGAAGGCCAAATGCGTGCGATGCGTCGAGCCTACCGTAGTGGGGCCGATGCTTCGCGACTGCAATATCAAGAATGTCACGCGACCGCGACCCAAGTTGGCGACGCCACCGAACTGGAAACCCTGCGTGAAGTTCTTCAGCCTCAATTCGCACCGGGTAAAAAGATTCCGATTACGAGCGCCAAGGCCAATATCGGACACTCCCTGGAAGCCGCTGGTATCGCGGGGATGATCAAGACCGTGCTGTGCATGCAGCACAAACAGTTCCCAGCTGCCATCAATATTCAAGAGCTAAACCCGAAAGTTCCCTGGGAAGAGTCTCCCTTCTTCGTCCCCATGAAGCCAGCCGTCTGGGAAGCCCCTGAAGATGGAGGCCCACGCTGTGCAGGCGTGAACGCGTTTGGGATTGGCGGGCTGAACATGCACGTCGTAATCGACGAGTATGTCGGTCAGACGACAGAACAGATCTGCGGACCACGAACAACAGCCAAAGAATCCGCCGACGATCGAGCGATTGCCGTCATCGGCATGGGGTGTATCGTCCCGGGGGCCGACGAACTCGATCAGTTCTGGAATCTTGTTGAATCAGGTACCGATCCCAAAGGCCAACCGCCTGGAGATCGCTGGTCGCCTCAATCACGCGAGCGAGCCAGCCGAGAAGGCTACGTTCCCGTGGGCGGCTTCATTGAAAAATACGAATACGACTGGCGGAAACATCGCGTTCCTCCCAAGCAAGTACAAGAAGCCGACCCGCTGCAGTTCATGTTCCTCGATGCCAGCGAAAAGGCCCTGGCCGATGCAGGCTACGATCGCGACTCGATCCCGAAAGAACTGGCCGGCGTGGTCGTTTGCACCGAATTCGGCGGAGACTTCTCTGATCAACTCGAAATGGGACTTCGCATCCCCGAAATGCAGGCAATCCTCTCGCGTCGACTGGGGGAAAAGGGATTATCGCCCGAGCAAATCAACGCCATCAACGAGAACTTCAGCAATCTTCTCGTAAAGAAGTGGCCTGCACTCGTTGATGAAACGGGCAGCTTTACCAGCAGCACGTTGGCATCGCGAATCAGTAAAACACTTGATCTCAAAGGTGGAGCGGTCGCGATCGACAGTGGTGCCACCAGTGGTATGTCAGGCATTGCCCTATGCATCGATTCGCTGCTATCGGGCGACAACGACCTAATGATATGTGCCGCTGGCCAACGCCGCATGGGTCCGACGATTTACGATGGACACAAGGCTGCCGGAATCCTTAGTAACGATGGCCATGCTAAGAACGTGTGGGACGCGGACTTCAATGGCATTGTCCCCAGCGAAGGTGTCGCGGTCGTTGTTCTGAAACGTCTGGCCGATGCTCGCCGTGACGGAGACAAGATTCGTGCCGTCATTCGCGGCCTTGGCACCGGTACACATGACAACCCTGCAGAAGCCATACGTCTGGCCATTCAGCGGTCCTCGGCTATGGCCGGTATCGATCCAGCGGAAGTCGAGTTTGTTGATATCGAAACGGACGAGCGAGCCGAAGTAAGCTCGTCATCACTTGCGATGCTCGCTCATTCCCACGTGGAAGGTGCGCGGCAGCATCCTCTCAACCTCGCATCGACGACTGCCCAGTTCGGTCAAATGGGCGGCGGCGGTCCCGTCCTGGCATTGGTCAAAGCCGCGCTCGAATCACAAAAGCAGGAAGTCGCCCAAGGGATTGGTGTGAGAAAGGGAGCTGGCCCCAACCTGGAAACCGTGCTCCGTGGAAATACTAAGCTAAGCCATCGAGGCCTTGGTGGTGTTGCCAACTGGGCCAAAGGGCAAGCTTTCTACCTACTGCTGGACAACGGTTCGCACGTTACGCCAAAGCCCCAAGTAGCTGCCCCCACCGTTGATAAAGCCCCCGTGTCGACCGACGCAAAGATTATTCGGCTCGGTGCTTCAAGCCACCAACAATTGCTTGAGCGTCTCTCGGAAACGGTGAATAACGCCGAATCGATCTGGAGTAATGCGGCATCGATCAAGTTCTCGCAGGGTGATGCGTTTCGTCTTGCGATTGTTGCGGACAGTCTGGCCAGCTTGGCCAAGAAGCTCGCCATGGCGACCAGCCAACTGGGGAATGCCTCGGCACGGCAGGTTCTGGAACAGCAAGGCATCTTCTATCGTCAGCGGCCGCAAACACCTCCGCGTGTTGTCTTTGTATTTC harbors:
- a CDS encoding efflux RND transporter permease subunit; translated protein: MSQSSWQDRFGWFVLAFFLAVTPVVMIGTKGAWDGIKNRVEDWLPESFEETQRLMWFYERFGTDEMLMVSWKGCTLDDPRIAQYAQAIGANDGIDGEEDAWFGNVITGPDALKALTSEPLELPKSVAVDRLKHLLIGEQGDQTCVVAVVSPAGEANRAGAIEFALAAADQVDGLAREDLIIAGTTLDGVAIDEASKGSLAALNLGSFAVCILIMAVSFRSARATIIVFVLAIFCEQLSMAIMYFSGQQMDSVLTLASNLTYVLSISSGVHLMNYYRESLAERSVKESVGWALRSALIPCLLSAGTTAVGMLSLTVSQIRPVTNFGAYAAASILAAAVVLLVWVPAAMYKFPIDPETWHHKSKSASRLQPIWEMLSLNMNSAKWPIFACSLVAIFISILGVQKISTSAQLHDLFWDDAPILQDYDWLEENVGPLIPIEVVLKIDQPETIQTDERFRIIEHVQKSIQSVEGVSATMSAATFAPIIPPKDEEGFRAVIRRASIRKILEGRLSNYVEMNYLRIEDGDELWRISARVHAADRLNYGELMQCLRESVDQSLTEYPGVEPIYSGSVPLIFKAQSEMLSDLIKSFGLAFVMIAVIMMILLRNVVTGLFSMIPNVLPTLLAFGTMGYLGVQVEIGSLLTASAALGIAVDDSLHFISWFNKALRAGKSKTEATLLAYEHCGLAMIQTSLICSFGLLVFALSPFTPVSRFAWLMCGLLLTALLCDLLILPAILLCFTKKPKPTTEISEAGLGDVRAED
- a CDS encoding MBL fold metallo-hydrolase, giving the protein MIQVGNWRIDIVSGGRFMHDAGVLFGIVPKSIWQTVLPADSQNLVPLAMNCVLARSESQCVLIDTGHGSKLSPLERKSHGLFPGWPLLDDLATLGVTPEQVDHVILSHLHWDHSGGATSKTNGSLHPTFPSAQYVVNRQEWTDATSGQFERSGGYVPADFVPLKEAGALRLVDHLEEVVPGIQVLQTGGHTLGHQAVLVESEGSGLLYLGDIGPTSHHIRKLWCTSYDLDLIRTREVKKQLFDFAAQNAYRVVWNHDIDVPVSQIALHPKREHLVLT